One Roseomonas sp. OT10 DNA window includes the following coding sequences:
- a CDS encoding E22 family MetX-like putative esterase: MTQRRQLPGLLLALAGGVPILGAGPAGAQGSGPAPAAPLVVEKRTFEAGEYRSRGGGVIANMRVGYETAGALNAAGDNAVLISHFFSGNGHAFGQYEAGGAPGWWDAVVGPGKPIDTNRFFVVANDTPVNLNARDPRTVTTGPASVNPATGRPWALEFPVLSMRDFVEVQKRLLDSLGVKRLALVAGPSMGALQSIEWAAAYPEMVERVMPAVATGSFDAFLQAWMEVWEAPIRLDPNWRNGDYYAQGREPPLRGLAEALKIVTLQARDRGSLAQFDRAVPAGQDPAKRIGDSFAVEKFLDEAAMARAKTSDANAFLYLTRANQLFLNEYPGTEAALSRSQARWLVLPSVGDRVFPLEYNVELTETLKKLGRPVRMVELRGTLGHLEGVANVMQAEAAIRDFLGT, encoded by the coding sequence ATGACACAGCGCCGCCAGCTTCCCGGCCTGCTCCTCGCCCTGGCGGGCGGGGTGCCCATCCTCGGTGCCGGGCCAGCCGGCGCGCAGGGGAGCGGGCCCGCGCCGGCGGCGCCGCTGGTCGTGGAGAAGCGGACCTTCGAGGCGGGCGAGTACCGCAGCCGCGGCGGCGGCGTGATCGCCAACATGCGGGTGGGCTACGAAACCGCCGGAGCCCTCAACGCGGCCGGCGACAATGCCGTGCTGATCTCGCATTTCTTCAGCGGCAACGGCCATGCCTTCGGCCAGTACGAGGCTGGCGGCGCCCCCGGCTGGTGGGATGCGGTGGTGGGGCCGGGCAAGCCGATCGACACGAACCGCTTCTTCGTCGTGGCCAACGACACGCCGGTGAACCTCAACGCCCGTGACCCGCGCACCGTCACCACCGGCCCGGCCAGCGTGAACCCCGCCACCGGCCGGCCCTGGGCGCTCGAATTCCCCGTCCTGTCCATGCGCGACTTCGTCGAGGTGCAGAAGCGCCTGCTCGACAGCCTGGGCGTGAAGCGGCTGGCCCTGGTCGCCGGGCCCTCCATGGGCGCGCTGCAATCCATCGAATGGGCGGCCGCCTATCCCGAGATGGTGGAGCGGGTGATGCCCGCCGTCGCCACCGGCAGTTTCGACGCCTTCCTCCAGGCCTGGATGGAGGTCTGGGAGGCGCCGATCCGCCTCGACCCCAACTGGCGCAACGGCGACTACTACGCCCAGGGGCGGGAGCCGCCGCTGCGCGGTCTGGCCGAGGCACTGAAGATCGTCACCCTCCAGGCCCGCGACCGCGGCAGCCTCGCCCAGTTCGACCGCGCCGTCCCGGCCGGGCAGGACCCGGCGAAGCGCATCGGCGACAGCTTCGCGGTGGAGAAGTTCCTGGACGAGGCCGCCATGGCCCGCGCCAAGACCTCCGACGCCAATGCCTTCCTCTACCTCACCCGGGCGAACCAGCTCTTCTTGAACGAGTACCCGGGCACGGAGGCGGCGCTGTCGCGCAGCCAGGCGCGCTGGCTCGTCCTGCCCAGCGTCGGCGACCGGGTCTTCCCGCTGGAGTACAACGTGGAGCTGACGGAGACGCTGAAGAAGCTGGGCCGCCCGGTGCGGATGGTGGAGCTGCGCGGCACGCTCGGCCATCTGGAAGGGGTGGCCAACGTCATGCAGGCCGAGGCGGCGATCCGCGACTTCCTCGGCACCTGA
- the ettA gene encoding energy-dependent translational throttle protein EttA, giving the protein MAAYQYVYVMKDLTKSYPGGREVFKGITLSFLPDAKIGVLGPNGAGKSTLMRIMAGQDKEFGGEAWAAEGARVGYLSQEPQLDPTKTVGENVMEAFAQVQADLDRFNAISAKFAEEMTEEEMNTLLAEQAELQERIDAANGWEVDRTVEIALDALRCPPADSQVKHLSGGERRRVALCKLLLEKPELLLLDEPTNHLDAESVSWLEKTLREYEGAVLVVTHDRYFLDNVTNWILEVDRGRGIPYQGNYSDYLQAKRKRLAQEEKEESTRQRQLAEEQEWIGRSPAARQAKSKARIQAYEELLAKSQEKAPDPTSIQIPPAPRLGNTVIVAENIRKGFGNRLLIDDLSFKLPPGGIVGVIGPNGAGKTTLFKMITGVDKPDSGEMRVGDSVQLGYVDQSRDSLDDKKTVWQEISDGQELITMGKRQVPSRAYAAAFNFKGGDQQKPVGVLSGGERNRVHLAKMLKNPHNVLLLDEPTNDLDVDTLRALEEALQDFAGCAVIISHDRWFLDRLATHILAFEGDSHVEWFEGNYQAYEADKRRRMGAAADQPHRIKYRPLTR; this is encoded by the coding sequence ATGGCCGCCTATCAGTACGTCTATGTGATGAAGGACCTCACCAAGTCCTACCCGGGCGGACGCGAGGTGTTCAAAGGCATCACCCTCTCCTTCCTGCCCGATGCCAAGATCGGCGTGCTGGGTCCGAACGGCGCCGGCAAGTCCACGCTGATGCGGATCATGGCGGGGCAGGACAAGGAGTTCGGCGGCGAGGCCTGGGCGGCGGAGGGCGCGCGCGTCGGCTATCTGAGCCAGGAGCCGCAGCTCGACCCGACCAAGACGGTGGGCGAGAACGTGATGGAGGCCTTCGCCCAGGTGCAGGCCGACCTCGACCGCTTCAACGCGATCAGCGCGAAGTTCGCCGAGGAGATGACCGAGGAGGAGATGAACACCCTCCTCGCCGAGCAGGCGGAACTGCAGGAGCGCATCGACGCCGCCAATGGCTGGGAGGTGGACCGCACCGTCGAGATCGCGCTCGACGCGCTGCGCTGCCCGCCGGCGGACAGCCAGGTGAAGCACCTCTCGGGCGGCGAGCGGCGCCGCGTGGCGCTGTGCAAGCTGCTGCTGGAGAAGCCGGAGCTGCTGCTGCTCGACGAGCCGACCAACCACCTGGACGCGGAGAGCGTGTCCTGGCTGGAGAAGACGCTGCGCGAGTACGAGGGCGCGGTGCTGGTCGTCACCCACGATCGCTACTTCCTCGACAACGTGACCAACTGGATCCTTGAGGTCGATCGCGGCCGGGGCATCCCCTACCAGGGCAACTACTCCGACTACCTCCAGGCCAAGCGCAAGCGTCTCGCCCAGGAGGAGAAGGAGGAGAGCACGCGCCAGCGCCAGCTGGCCGAGGAGCAGGAGTGGATCGGGCGCAGCCCCGCCGCGCGGCAGGCCAAGAGCAAGGCGCGCATCCAGGCCTATGAGGAGCTGCTGGCCAAGAGCCAGGAGAAGGCCCCCGACCCGACCTCCATCCAGATCCCGCCCGCGCCGCGCCTGGGCAACACGGTCATCGTGGCGGAGAACATCCGCAAGGGCTTCGGCAACCGGCTGCTGATCGACGACCTGTCCTTCAAGCTGCCGCCGGGCGGCATCGTCGGCGTGATCGGCCCGAACGGCGCGGGCAAGACGACGCTGTTCAAGATGATCACCGGCGTGGACAAGCCCGATTCCGGCGAGATGCGCGTGGGCGATTCCGTCCAGCTCGGCTACGTCGACCAGAGCCGCGACAGCCTCGACGACAAGAAGACCGTCTGGCAGGAGATCAGCGACGGGCAGGAGCTGATCACCATGGGCAAGCGGCAGGTGCCCAGCCGCGCCTATGCCGCCGCCTTCAACTTCAAGGGTGGCGACCAGCAGAAGCCGGTCGGCGTGCTCTCGGGCGGCGAGCGCAACCGCGTCCACCTCGCCAAGATGCTCAAGAACCCGCACAACGTGCTGCTGCTCGACGAGCCGACCAACGACCTCGACGTGGACACGCTCCGCGCGCTGGAGGAGGCGTTGCAGGACTTCGCCGGCTGCGCGGTCATCATCTCGCACGACCGCTGGTTCCTCGACCGCCTCGCCACCCACATCCTCGCCTTCGAGGGCGACAGCCACGTCGAGTGGTTCGAGGGCAACTACCAGGCCTACGAAGCGGACAAGCGACGTCGAATGGGCGCGGCGGCGGACCAGCCGCACCGGATCAAGTACCGCCCGCTCACCCGATAG
- a CDS encoding GNAT family N-acetyltransferase — MVGQGNLVSAPRGITTARLSLRPPGPEHLDDIVRLKADPRVFEVMLHGVRTPERSREELEDDLEFWLVRGYGTWSVFERETGDFLGIAGLMERPDGRGVALRYALWPECRGKGYAREAARAALEFGHAAGLARIIAVARETNAASRGVLEDLGLRHCDTFLNKGHRMLVYESLRPAEGAGP; from the coding sequence ATGGTCGGGCAGGGGAACCTCGTCTCGGCGCCGCGCGGCATCACCACCGCGCGGCTCTCCTTGCGCCCGCCTGGCCCGGAGCACCTGGACGACATCGTCCGGCTCAAGGCCGATCCGCGGGTGTTCGAGGTGATGCTGCACGGCGTCCGCACGCCGGAGCGGTCACGGGAGGAGCTGGAGGACGACCTCGAATTCTGGCTCGTGCGCGGCTACGGCACCTGGAGCGTCTTCGAGCGGGAGACGGGCGACTTCCTCGGCATCGCGGGCCTGATGGAACGGCCCGACGGGCGCGGCGTGGCGCTGCGCTACGCCCTCTGGCCGGAATGCCGCGGCAAGGGCTATGCCCGGGAGGCGGCGCGGGCGGCGCTGGAATTCGGCCATGCCGCCGGGCTGGCGCGGATCATCGCCGTCGCGCGGGAGACCAATGCGGCCTCCCGCGGGGTGCTGGAGGATCTGGGCCTGCGGCACTGCGACACCTTCCTGAACAAGGGGCATCGCATGCTGGTCTATGAGAGCCTGCGCCCGGCGGAGGGCGCCGGCCCGTAG
- a CDS encoding MlaC/ttg2D family ABC transporter substrate-binding protein: MMMRTSRRHLLAASLATPALLALGRPALAQMDLSRASAFIQATGQELVAAINSQAAVAQRRQQVAAVLRRAVDVEGVGRFVLGRWWRQASPAEQQEYMRLFEETLIRNLSARFGEYQGVRFSLGRSQQRTEDDALVNTVVERPNSPAFSLDWRVGEVNGQPRVVDVYAEGTSLRLTQRSEYSAVISRNGGQVSALLDAMRGQIAQLAAREGR, translated from the coding sequence ATGATGATGCGAACCAGCCGCCGCCACCTGCTTGCCGCAAGCCTCGCCACGCCCGCCCTGCTCGCCCTGGGGCGGCCAGCCCTGGCCCAGATGGATCTGAGCCGGGCCTCCGCCTTCATCCAGGCGACCGGGCAGGAGTTGGTGGCGGCGATCAACAGCCAGGCCGCGGTGGCCCAGCGGCGCCAGCAGGTCGCGGCCGTGCTGCGCCGCGCCGTGGACGTGGAGGGGGTGGGGCGCTTCGTGCTCGGCCGCTGGTGGCGCCAGGCCAGCCCGGCCGAGCAGCAGGAGTACATGCGCCTCTTCGAGGAGACCCTGATCCGCAACCTCTCCGCCCGCTTCGGCGAGTACCAGGGCGTGCGCTTCTCCCTGGGCCGCTCTCAGCAGCGCACCGAGGACGACGCGCTGGTCAACACCGTGGTGGAGCGGCCGAACAGCCCCGCCTTCAGCCTGGACTGGCGCGTGGGCGAGGTGAACGGCCAGCCGCGGGTGGTGGATGTCTATGCCGAGGGCACCTCGCTCCGCCTGACCCAGCGCAGCGAGTACTCGGCCGTGATCAGCCGCAACGGCGGGCAGGTCTCGGCGCTGCTGGACGCCATGCGCGGGCAGATCGCCCAGCTCGCGGCCCGCGAGGGGCGGTAG
- a CDS encoding MlaA family lipoprotein, with protein MRPLRFLALVLVLGVSACATRPPADDPEAIAEFEQTNDPAEPTNRVLFAIHQGIDQVVLRPAAQAYRAVVPPPVRRGVSNVLGNLRSPVIALNDALQGETQRFGTTMGRFLLNSTIGLGGIFDVASDLGLPPHNSDFGQTLGKAGLGEGPFLFIPILGPSNPRDLLGQGVDTAANPFTYLNWGDSSWTDVYRYGRTGLTVLDTRESLLDAVDAVNETSLDPYATFRSAYRQQRQRAIQSTGQSDPAGIGTGLGVGTGVYPER; from the coding sequence ATGCGTCCCTTGCGGTTTCTGGCCCTGGTGCTCGTCCTCGGGGTTTCCGCCTGCGCCACCCGCCCACCCGCCGACGATCCGGAGGCGATCGCCGAGTTCGAGCAGACCAACGACCCGGCCGAGCCGACCAACCGTGTCCTCTTCGCCATCCACCAGGGGATCGACCAGGTGGTGCTGCGCCCGGCCGCCCAGGCCTACCGGGCGGTCGTGCCGCCACCGGTGCGGCGGGGCGTGAGCAACGTCCTGGGCAACCTGCGCAGTCCGGTGATCGCGCTGAACGACGCCCTGCAGGGGGAGACGCAGCGCTTCGGCACGACCATGGGCCGCTTCCTGCTCAACTCGACCATCGGCCTCGGCGGGATCTTCGACGTGGCGAGCGATCTGGGCCTGCCGCCGCACAACTCCGATTTCGGCCAGACCCTGGGCAAGGCCGGCCTCGGCGAAGGCCCCTTCCTGTTCATCCCCATCCTGGGCCCCTCCAACCCGCGCGACCTGCTCGGACAGGGCGTGGACACCGCCGCCAACCCCTTCACCTACCTCAACTGGGGCGACAGCAGCTGGACGGACGTCTACCGCTACGGCCGCACCGGGCTGACGGTGCTCGACACGCGCGAAAGCCTGCTCGACGCGGTCGATGCGGTGAACGAAACCAGCCTGGACCCCTATGCCACCTTCCGTTCCGCCTACCGCCAGCAGCGCCAGCGGGCGATCCAGAGCACCGGCCAGTCCGACCCCGCGGGGATCGGCACCGGGCTGGGAGTGGGAACCGGGGTCTATCCGGAACGTTGA
- the metF gene encoding methylenetetrahydrofolate reductase → MNHLANPAEGPPASRHAAGGSPNVLGRWLTGPRFGALPAPAALPPPSLSFEFFPPRTEALEAQLWACIRRLEPLAPRFVSVTYGAGGTTQARTHATVARIVKETGLVPAAHLTCVDASRGEVDEVARGYWDAGVRHIVALRGDPPAGVERYEPHPEGYAYAADLVEGLARVAPFEISVAAYPEVHPAATSARNDLDNLKRKIDAGATRAITQYFFDTETYLRFLDHALAAGITVPIVPGIMPVSNFKQMSSFSARIGASVPGWMAKLFEGLDDDAETRRMVAATVAAEQVRLLQANGVDEFHFYTLNRPDLTYAIAHILGVRPPAPSQPASASGVAEETKVRAAEQAAKG, encoded by the coding sequence ATGAATCATCTTGCCAATCCCGCAGAGGGGCCTCCTGCGTCGCGGCACGCCGCGGGCGGCAGCCCCAATGTCCTGGGGCGCTGGCTGACCGGGCCGCGATTCGGCGCCCTGCCGGCGCCGGCCGCGCTGCCTCCCCCCTCGCTGTCCTTTGAATTCTTCCCGCCCCGGACCGAGGCGCTGGAGGCGCAGCTCTGGGCCTGCATCCGCCGGCTGGAGCCGCTGGCCCCGCGCTTCGTCTCCGTCACCTACGGCGCCGGCGGCACCACCCAGGCGCGGACGCATGCGACGGTGGCGCGGATCGTGAAGGAGACGGGGCTGGTTCCGGCCGCCCACCTCACCTGCGTCGACGCCTCGCGCGGCGAGGTGGACGAGGTCGCCCGCGGCTACTGGGACGCCGGCGTCCGCCACATCGTCGCGCTGCGCGGCGACCCCCCCGCCGGGGTGGAGCGCTACGAGCCGCATCCCGAGGGCTATGCCTATGCCGCCGACCTGGTGGAGGGGCTGGCCCGGGTCGCCCCCTTCGAGATCTCGGTGGCGGCCTATCCGGAGGTCCACCCCGCCGCCACCTCGGCCCGGAACGACCTGGACAACCTGAAGCGCAAGATCGATGCCGGGGCGACCCGCGCCATCACCCAGTACTTCTTCGACACCGAGACCTATCTGCGCTTCCTCGACCACGCGCTGGCCGCGGGCATCACCGTGCCGATCGTGCCGGGGATCATGCCCGTGTCCAACTTCAAGCAGATGAGCAGCTTCTCGGCACGGATCGGCGCGTCCGTCCCGGGCTGGATGGCGAAGCTCTTCGAGGGGCTGGACGACGACGCCGAGACCCGCCGCATGGTCGCCGCGACCGTCGCGGCGGAACAGGTCCGGTTGCTCCAGGCCAATGGGGTGGACGAGTTCCACTTCTACACCCTCAACCGCCCCGACCTGACCTATGCCATCGCCCATATCCTGGGGGTCCGGCCACCGGCGCCGAGCCAGCCCGCCAGCGCCTCCGGCGTGGCGGAGGAGACCAAGGTCCGGGCGGCGGAGCAGGCCGCGAAAGGGTAG
- a CDS encoding lysophospholipid acyltransferase family protein codes for MTAASWRHSPLKATLRSRAITRLLGVYLGLCRRTARWELQGTGALRDLAGRPGGFILAFWHENLPLMPLAWSAFWEAEPGLVRKPGLVLVSRSRDGGLIAGLLGRFGLTTVAGSTSKGGRAAGQSLLRGLRQGAVAVVVPDGPRGPRRRMSEGCLRLAAMADVPIVPCGAQARPLCRTGSWDRMMIPLPFARCVAVAGTPILPGEQELAQGMELLGAALDRTMEQAAEALGGPARPLARRHA; via the coding sequence GTGACCGCCGCTTCCTGGCGCCACTCGCCGCTCAAGGCCACCCTGCGAAGCCGGGCCATCACCCGGCTGCTGGGGGTCTATCTCGGGCTCTGTCGCCGCACCGCGCGCTGGGAGCTGCAGGGCACCGGCGCCCTCCGCGACCTGGCCGGGCGGCCCGGCGGCTTCATCCTGGCCTTCTGGCACGAGAACCTGCCGCTGATGCCGCTGGCCTGGTCCGCCTTCTGGGAGGCGGAGCCCGGCCTGGTGCGCAAGCCCGGGTTGGTGCTGGTCTCCCGAAGCCGCGACGGCGGCCTGATCGCCGGGCTGCTGGGCCGCTTCGGGCTGACCACGGTGGCGGGCAGCACCTCGAAGGGCGGGCGCGCCGCGGGGCAGAGCCTGCTCCGGGGGCTGCGCCAGGGCGCCGTGGCGGTGGTGGTGCCGGACGGCCCGCGCGGGCCGCGGCGCCGCATGTCGGAAGGCTGCCTGCGCCTCGCCGCCATGGCGGACGTGCCGATCGTTCCCTGCGGCGCCCAGGCGCGGCCGCTCTGCCGCACCGGCAGCTGGGACCGCATGATGATCCCCTTGCCCTTCGCGCGCTGCGTGGCGGTCGCCGGGACGCCGATCCTCCCCGGGGAGCAGGAGCTGGCCCAGGGAATGGAGCTGCTCGGCGCCGCCCTGGACCGGACGATGGAACAGGCCGCCGAGGCCCTCGGTGGCCCCGCCCGGCCACTGGCCCGCCGCCACGCCTGA
- a CDS encoding pentapeptide repeat-containing protein, translating into MRARYLPTLAVLLLLAPAAHSACNDSPAPGVDWRRCLNDSRDLAGVDLSGAVLRDASLSRANLAGAKLTGAEAMQLRLVSADLSGASLDGAVMLGADLTRANLQGATLRKADLRRATLFRADLSKADLTGANLTGANLSGAMLDGARWTDGERICAVGSVGNCQ; encoded by the coding sequence GTGCGCGCACGATACCTCCCCACCCTGGCCGTCCTCCTGCTGCTGGCACCCGCAGCCCATTCGGCCTGCAACGACTCGCCGGCGCCGGGGGTGGACTGGCGACGCTGCCTGAACGATTCGCGCGACCTCGCCGGGGTGGACCTCTCCGGCGCCGTGCTGCGCGATGCCAGCCTGTCGCGCGCCAACCTGGCGGGCGCGAAGCTGACCGGGGCGGAGGCGATGCAGCTACGGCTGGTCTCGGCCGACCTGAGCGGGGCCAGCCTGGACGGGGCCGTGATGCTCGGCGCCGACCTGACGCGGGCGAACCTCCAGGGCGCGACGCTGCGCAAGGCGGATCTGCGCCGCGCGACGCTGTTCCGCGCCGACCTGAGCAAGGCCGACCTGACGGGCGCCAACCTGACGGGGGCCAACCTCTCGGGCGCGATGCTGGACGGGGCGCGCTGGACGGATGGCGAACGGATCTGCGCCGTGGGCTCGGTGGGGAACTGCCAGTGA